TTATAATATGTCTCGTTCAAAATTTGATGCTTTTGAGAAAAAGTCACTGATTTGTGCTTATTGTAAGAAGAATGGTCACCTGATGGCTGATTGTTTTAGACTCCTAAAGAAGAATGAACGAGGTAATAAGCCGAAGACCAGTGCATGTACGACACCTTACATTTCCAGTGCGTTGGAATGTCCTGCGAGTCAGGCTTTTAAGTCCAGTTTTTGTGATTACATGGAGGAATATAAACTCTTTATGTCTGATTGGTTTGTTTCTATTGTTGATGATACCACTCTTCCGCCTATTAAGATTTTACGGGACACTGGAGCTGCTCGGTCGTTATTGTTAGAAAGTGTGTTGCCTTTGATCGAGAAGACTTCTGTTGGTGCCTCCGTTTTGTTACAAGGTGTAGAGTTAGGTTGTATAGATGTTCCCCTCCATCGTATTTATATGAAGTCAGATTTGATAACTGGACCAGTTATTGTGGGTGTTCGTCCTAATCTCCCTCTTGCGGGTGTTACATTATTACTAGGAAATAATCTAGCTAGGAACAAAGTGGTTGCTGAACCAATTATTACCAGTGAACCGGTGGTGGATGTTAAATCACCTGAAGATGATGCTGAATTATATCCAGATTGTGTTGTTACTAGGGCGATGCCTAGAAAACAACAAGACGAGAATTTGCAAGAAGACAAATTTGATTACATGGACCTTTCTTACACTTTCATAGCTGACATTGAAGGTCCGGGTAGCTCAGAAAAGACCATAGTAAGACAACCTAGTGTCAACAAGAATGTTATTATGCCATGGTCAGACGTAAACAGCCATTCATTAAACAGAAAGAACCTTTTCGAAGAACAAACTAAAGACATTGAAGTTCTTCAGCTCCTCAAGAGGGCTCAACCACAGGAGGAAGCAAAAAAAGTGGCTGAATACTATTTTCATCAGGACGGCATTTTAATGAGGAAGTGGAGGCCTCCTGAAGCTACCCCAGAGGAGGAATGGAATGGAGAGTGGTATACCAAGTGGTGGTGCCTAAAGTTTATCGGCAAGAAATTATTGGTCTTGCCCATGACACCCCTTGGCTGGACACTTAGGTATAAGGAAGACTTGCCTAAAAATCTTGCAGCATTTCTATTGGCCAAGACCTAGAAATGATGTCGCACaatattgtgtttttactttttacaatacTGCAAAGCGTGCCATATATGCCAGGTTTTTGGAAAGCCTAACCAGAAAATACCACCAGCACCTCTTCTGCCTATTCCAGTCTTTGACGAACCTTTCAGCAGAGTTCTAATTGACTGTGTTGGACTTTTACCAAAGACCAAGACTGGAAATGCGTATTTATTGACGATCATGTGTACATCTACTCGCTTTCCTGAAACTATTCCgctcaaaaatatcaaaacaccTACTATCGTCAaagttttaatcaaattttttcACGTTAGTAGGGCTTCCCAAGTCTATACAGTCGACCAGGGATCAAGCTTCATGTCAGGTTTATTTCAGCAAGTCGTGTTCCAGTTAGGGATTGCTCAGTTCAGATCAAGTGCTTACCATCCAGAATCTCAAGGTGCCTTAGAACGTTTTCATCAAACATTTAAGAACatgattagaactttttgtcttcaatttgaCAGAGACTGGGATGATGGAGttcattttctactttttgcGGTCCGAGAGGCTGTTCAAGAATCCTTTGGATTTAGTCCATTTGAATTGGCATTTGGTCATGCTGTAAGGGGACCGTTAAAATTGATCAAGGAAAAGTTGCTTACTGAACATACTGACTTGAATCTTTTAGACTATGTatctagatttaaagaaaaactgtatactgcttgtcaaattgctcagaaaaacttgataaatgtacagaacaagatGATAATATGGTATGATAAAGATGCCAGGGACAGAGTTTTTGAGCCTGGTGataaggtacttgtatttttgccAGTCCCTGGACATCCTTTACAGGTTAAATATTGTGGTCCTTatggtgtaacaccactaattcaggcccggccagaaagcacataccagaaagtagtacatatttaacacaaaatagttcctacgcatgagtgtaactttccaaatatgtagaatatttagatatttttggtaccaaatgaaagctgaaggactggtgatcattgtagaacacttttggacttttagttttgaatattaaaaaaactgcagcaaattttaaaaagagggtacattttgtctgtttgtcagatctgaagtacctgttttggtacatctgaagttccgggaaccagttctttcttatatgccatgcaaggtatgttgatttttccagtacaagacaccataaagtgttgctttgaaatgcaatgattgccactttatttgaacttaaaataaaagaggtgtgcctgcttgaaacacaggaatttaacatagaaagcaatgggaccatgaattagtggtgtacttcctattacagagaatcaccagaaatccaatttttagaagttgtacatattccaatgaaaataagtcaaatatgatgttagTAATCATGTTTAATCATCATTTTTTGGTCAACCAACCTGCTTATTggaaatttaagctcttaaattggcatactcaagtatgttagccttgtatggtcatacaacatgcatgcagttagGACTTGACTCCAAGtgcttatttttgcattttttctgattgaaatccataaaacatgtattttatgacttGTATATGGAACAGaatagctcttggtcaaaatattttttgatttttcaagattttttgtttttcttatggtagccttttacaatctaggcaaatggtatatactcatataagaattctaaaatcttACTGTGCATGCAAATTTgaaccagtttagcaagttatctaCATGTAGCTTagggatatataaattgctcttattaatctatgttttaccacagaatttatggttcatacaaaaaaaagccttttttgaatttcaagaaaaaaggggggataatttctcatttatgtcttaagtttggactaatatatttttatttaatgaagaacctctgataaaaatatgactattagtaagcgcatagctttcctaatagaaattaataaataaaacagtgatattgagaataaaaaaagtatattggccactggtaatatacatatgcagttttctttgaataaccaatatgttactaccagtccaatttgagctttgaagtaataaaatagtctttggactaaagctttatatgttttttattgcttgaaatagatcatagaatgaaaaaaagtaatgctcaagtcagtatagcaagtttggttctgttataggtgtaacaccactaattcaggcccggccagaaagcacataccagaaagtagtacatatttaacacaaaatagttcctacgcatgagtgtaaccttccaaatatgtagaatatttagatatttttggtatcaaatgaaagctgaaggactggtgatcattgtagaacaattTTGGACTTTTAgtattgaatattaaaaaaactgcagcaaattttaaaagagggtacattttgtctgtttgtcagatctgaagtacctgttttggtacatctgaagttccgggaaccagttctttcttatatgccatgcaaggtatgttgatttttccagtacaagacaccataaagtgttgctttgaaatgcaatgattgccactttatttgaacttaaaataaaggaggtgtgcctgcttgaaacagaggaatttaacatagaaagcaatgggaccatgaattagtggtgtacttccctatacaatagagagtaaaattaatgatttgaattatattgtaaaaactccTGGTCGGCGCAAACAAAATAGAGTGtgtcatattaatatgttaaaaccatattttgagCGTACTAATGAATTTGAGAGTAAACCAGTTGCCACTTTAGGCATGGTTAAATTTGAGAACAATCATGACAAACCAGATGTAATTGAACCAACTTTTAGTTGTAAACCTATGGAAGAGACAGCTTgattgaaaaattcagaaatttagATTCAAAACTTGCACATCTGTCTTTTCATCgtagagaagaaataaaaactttggtattttcttttaaaaatctttttcctgATGTGCCAAACAAAACCACTGCTGTTTGTCCTGATGTTGATGAAGAGGTTGCTTCTCCAATTAAGCAACATCCTTACCGGCTCAATCCACTCAAATTTGAAgttatgaaaaaagaaattaaatatatgcttgACAATGATATTATTGAGTCGAGTAACAGTGAATGGAGCTCTCCTTGTCTACTTGTGCCAAAACCAGATAAAACCTTTTGTTTCGTGACTGATTTCAGAAAAGTCAATTCAGTCTCAAATTATGATTCCTATCCGATTCCAAGGATAGATGATTGTATTGACAACATTGGTCAGGTAAAATTTGTGAGcaaatttgatttgttaaaaGGTTACTGGCAAGTTCCATTGACACAGAGAGCTCGTGATATATCAGCTTTTGTTACACCAgatggcttatttcaatatactgtTATGCCGTTTGGTATAAAAAGTGCTCCAGCTACTTTTCAAAGAATGAccaataatgttataaaagatttagaCTGTCGTTATTATGCTGAGCCGGACTCAACTAGTTTAACCAGGTGACTGTATCGAAATCTCGgcaaatatataaagaaaacaacttgttttgtaaattataattataatattccACCAGAAAGGTTTACAAAGTAGTCAGTAGATTGGTAaactgaaagaaataaaaatacaatattttacaatgtgtacgaataaaaatgaaagttaaatACAAGATTATTACTCGagtcaaaaacgaaagtagaATTTACAGTTCATTTCtcggaaaaaaaaataacttacagttcgtatgtatttataaatcacTTATCCAAAAGTATCGGAGTTACAAAGAATAATTTATCACAGTTTATGAATGAATTAAACGTACTTGACAGTGGTATGTCTCGATTTCGTCAGAAAGTAGAAATGTCGTCCATTTTCCATGTGTTGAAATATTGATGCGGACGGTGTCACATAAATTAAAGGTGGTCGGTAAATATGTTGATATAAGAAATCGGTCCAGTTCAACTTGTTCCGGATAATATGAAAACATGTAATAAACATTGAATGTTGAACAGAATACTCCCCGTATGATGTCTAACTGatctattttaaatatataacacaCTTGAATATCTGATGTTATAAATCCAAAGTATCACTATAATATTAATTATACACAGTCATTCTCGATAAGAAGAATCATGTCCACGATTGGTCTTGTGTAGACGGATGCTTTTCCATTTACGACTATTCGTACTTCTACTTTCCGGACATGTTCATCGGAACCTTTGAACGATTTTAATATCACTCCTATTGGCTATTGAGTGGGGCATATGTTTTTATCCTTTAGGAGAATGACGTCTCCCTTGATTAGATCACGGCGATCTTCGGTCCATTTTCGTCGTGGTTGTAGTAACGGCGGGTACTCTTTCCTCCAACGGGACCAGAAAACACTGGCAAGAGCCTGTACACGTCTCCATTCGACTAGACATAGATCCTGTTTGTCGAATTCTCCAAGCTGATCTGAAGTGAATATGTAATCGGTCTTTTGTGTCAATAACATAGCTGGTGTTAAGATTAGCGGATTCTCTGGATCTGTTGATACTGGTACCAGAGGTCTTGAATTGATTATTGCTGAAACTTCTGCCATGCATGTATTTAGCACGTCATGCGTTAAATTCCTTCCAGCGGCGTTGATAAGCCTAGAGTCGAGTATTCTCCTTGTGATACCAATCATTCTTTCCCAGGCTCCACCCATGTGGGAAGAATGTGGCGGATTAACGATCCAAGTTGTACTAGAATTATACAAAAAGTTCTTGAAGGGTCCATTTTCAACGTTGATTGAGTCAATCTTTAAATCGTAGATTGCGCCAATAAAGTTTGTTCCACGGTCGGATCGGAAAATCTTAACTTGACCTCTTATAGCGGCGAATCTTCTGACGGCGTTTTTAAAGGCTGAAGAGCTCATTTCCTCGATTAGTTCGATGTGAACAGCTCTAGTCATTAAGCATGTTAAAAGAATTGCCCAACGTTTTGAGTTTGCGTATCCACCACGTGTTTTACGTGAAATAATTGTCCAGGGTCCAAATGTGTCTATTCAAACGTTGGTAAACGGAGGTGACGGTTCAAGACGGTCCTCTGGCACATCAGACATGATTTGACACTCAGTTTTTCCTCTTAGTTTGCGGCAAGTCACACATTTGTGAATGAGAGAAAAGATCAAGCGTTTAGCTCCGACGATCCAGAATCCTGCGGAACGAATCGCTCCATCTGTAAAGTGGCGACCTTGATGTTTTATCTTGTCATGGTAGTGTCGGACTAATAATATCGCTATATGATGGCGTCCAGGGAcgattaatgtttttttttgacGGAGGTTTAAGTCATATTTGGCAATACGGCCTCCTACTCGTAACAGTCCTCGTTCGTCCAAAAACGGATTAAGGTTAGTTATCGGGCTCCGCTTATGAATTTGTTCCTGGCGTTTAATGCAATCTATTTCATCTCCGTAAACTTCATATTGAGCAGATATTAAGATGAAATTTTCGGCATTCGAAAAGCCTTCAGAAGAAGTCACTGGTGCTGCCTGTTTTGACCCGTGTAAACGGGAGAAAcgttctaaaaaggctatcgcTCGAACAAGTGATGTCCAGTTTGAGAATCTGTTGAATCTATCAGTTCCGATACCTTGACGCTCAGGTGTGGCAAATGTTTTTGCAACAGTAACAGTTGCACGTGTTTCTCCATCTTCTTCTGGGTCTATTAGCTGATACATGTTCTCAGAATTTTTCTGTTCTGAGAAAAGAAGTTGTCTTGGTCCTAATAACCATTTACTGCTATGGATTTCGTGAGCAGGTACGGACCTCGTTCCCGAATCTGTGGGATTACGGCTAGTTGGTACATAATTCCATTGATTTGGAGAGCTAAATTTCCTAATCTTCTCTACTCTATTAGCGACATAGATAAAGAACCTTCTTGTCTCGTTACTGATGTAACCTAAGACAACTTTATTGTCTGTGTAGAATTTCACGTTGTCTATGTGTAAATCTAAGTTATCCACAATGGTTTGCGTGATCTCAACTGCTAATACGGCAGCAGATAGTTCAAGTCGTGGAATAGTATGACCACTTGTTGGTACAACTTTAGCTTTCCCAAGAATAAACCCAATGTTTGGTTCACCACTACTATCGGTTGTGCGTAGATATGCAAAAGCCGCTATAGATTTTTCTGATGCATCAGAGAAGACATGTAACTCCTTTGTGGCGGTTTTGCTGAAATACGGCACGTAGGTACGTGGAATGCGCAATGTTTCTATAGCAATTAGAGTATATATCCAAGATTTCCACTCAGCTGCTGTGTCATTATAGAGAGGTTGGTCCCATTCGACGGTTTCTGATACTATTTTCCTTGATAGGAGTTTTCCTTGTATAATCACCGTAGCCAAAAATCCCAGAGGATCGTAGAGACTGTTTATCGTCGATAAAATTCCTCTCCGAGTGATCAGTTTGTTTTCtgaaatttaattgaaataagaaTTTGTCAGTGCTTACGTCCCAGCTGAGACCAAGACTACGTTGTAGAGGTTTGCTATCGGATTATAGGTCTAGATCCTTAAGATTTGAAGCCAAATCACTGGCATGAAACGCAGACATAACTTCTGCACAATTAGAGGCGAACTTGTGAAGCCTTAAGTTTCCATACTTTGCTAATGCTTGCTGTGTGTCTTTCATGAGCTTAACAGCTTCCTCCTTTTCGGACATGACATAAGACCGTCGTCGACATAGAAGTCTCTTGTAACAAAACTTGTCACGTGTCTGCCGAACTCTTGTTCTGATGCTTGCGCTGCTTTTCTGAGTCCAAGTGTAGCAACGGCAGGTGACGGACTATTTCCAAAAACATGAACTCTCATGCGGTATTCGACAAGGTTCTCTTGTAGGTCGTTGTCTTGATGCCACAAAAATCTCAGATAATTTCGGTGGTCTTTTCTAACTTCAAAGCAGTGAAACATGTGTTGAACGTCTGCAGTTACTGCGACCATTTCTTTCCTGAAACGCTGCATTACTCCAAGAAGATCATTAGTCAAGTCTGGACCTGTTAGCAGGACACTGTTGAGTGAAATTCTGTTACATTTGGCGGAAGAATCAAAAACTCCCCTGATCTGATCGGGTTTCTTTGGATGATAAACACCAAATAATGGCAAATACCAGCACTCTTCATGGTCGTCCAATGGTGGAACGAGCTCTGCATGATTATTGTCTAGGATCTTACTGATAAATGTAAGAAAGTGTTCCCGCTTAACTGGGTTTCTATTCAGACTGGTGTCTAACATATTGGCACGATCAAGAGCTTGTTGTCTATTGCTTGGCAATGGCTGTCTTGGCACTCGGAACGGCAACGGTGCTACCCAACTTCCTTCCGAGTCTCTCACAAATTCGTTGTCCATCTGCTTCATGAACTTTTGTCCTCATATGACTGTCCAGGCTTATCATCGTCTCTTGTTTTTTCAAAGAGTGGCGATTGTAAATCTTTCGTTACAGGGTCTGCGTAGTTTTCTCGGATGTCAAACTTGCTTGTGCATGGTTGAAAGGTTGAAGGTTGTCCCGTAGGTAAAATGTTgataattttgacatttaactCGAGAGGCACATGCTGCAGGTGTCTCCTATCACTACCCATCCCAGTTTCAATTGTTGTGCATATGGAGTTCTTGGTGGCCCTATGCGCTGGTCGAGGACATGGTGTGCCTCTATAAGGTATCTGCCAATTAAGAGAAGAATTTGGCAATTTTCCTCTATTGGTGGAATGCTACCCCTAAGTTCTTTTAAATGAGGGTGATGCATTGTTACTTCAGAGGTAGGTATTTCGTCTCTATTATTGGGAATATGATCACATTAAATCAGTACAGGAAGGTCACACTTGTCATTACCATTGATTGATTCCATGACAAAACCTCTCCCTCTTTTCCCGGAAGTAATCACTTTGCCGGAGCATGTTGATAAAGTATAGTTCTCCGGTTTATCTTTGACGTTGAAAAGATGAAAGAACTCGAGCGATGCAAGTGACCGGTTGCTTTGGTCATCAATGATGGCGTACATGCGAATAACTTTGTCCTGGTTATCTTTGTGATAAACATTCACAGGAAGTATTTTAGCACAATATTTCCAACTATATGTATCTTTGCAGATCTCAGTACAAGTAGAGTTAACTGAGGTTGCCTTAGTTTTAGCCGATTCTATAGGCTCCCCGCCGTAGGCTTGCTTAGGCAAGGTAGACTGTGAACTTGCAGGTTGCTGTGGTCCAATGACGTGAAGTGCAGTAGTGTGTTGTTTACTTCCACATTCTTTACAACTTATGCCTGCATTGCATTCCCGGCTCATATGTGTGGTAGATTCACAACACTTGTAAcatacattgttttcttttaagagACATTTGCGCTCCTCTATTGACTTGGCTCGGAACGCTCGACATTCATTTAAGGAATGCTTTGTATTGTGCAGAGTACAAACACCTTGTTTGCTGGCGTCTCCAGATTGCTGCTCAACTGCTGTTTTATGAGCATCAACTTTAGTCTTAGGGTAAGACGAAGATTTTGGCGCAGCACCTTTTGTATCTGGTGTGGCTTTTGGCCCAAAGATGAACCCAGGATCGTTCTTTGTTTTGCTTATTTCCCTGATGAAGGCAGAGAATTCTGTGAAAGGTGGAAAGGCAACTTCTTATTTGGACTTGTATCTTGTAGCCCTTGTGGTCCACTTTTCTTGGAGTCCGTacggtaatttttcaacaatagGATTAATCTCGGATGAGGAGTCGAATTTCCTAGCAAACATCCCAGCTTGGGATTTTCCTTGTGATATTCTATTTCTGATAGAATGTCAGATAGTTCGTATAGACATATGTTGTCCTTATTTGTTAAGGTAGGGAATTTGGCAAGTTTACTCATGAGAGAGGCTTCCAACATTTCTGGAGCACCATACTGCTCGTCAAGCCTCTTCCATTATCTCTGTATCCCTATGGTAGGATTATTGGCGTTCGACGCTCTTATGCTAATTGCGTGTTTAGCAGACTCTGGACCGAGCCACTTGATCAGTAAATCGATCTGTTCTGAGTCAGAGACTTGTTACTCATCAGTCACATTCTTGAAGCTTGCTTTCCAAGTATGGAAGGATTCTGCCCGATCGTTAAAGCTTGTTAACCGGGAGAAAAGCAGGTCCTCACGTAAGAGGAATCTGGTTATCTCTGATGTGAGGTTGATTTGTTGCTGGTGTGCAACAGGGATCTCTTCTATTACGCCTTGTTTTGGTGTGAAACAGGGATCTTTTCTATAAATTCTTGTTTTGGGCGTAATACAGGGATTGCTTCTTTAACACCCTGTGTTTGGTTTTCAGTAGGGCTCTCATCTGAAAGGCCTAGTCTTTGTATGCCGGTTACTAATCCCAGATCTGGGATAAAGGTAACTTCCGGTGACTTAGTATCGGAGGGTAAGACAGCAGATGTTTATGCCAGCAAGTTCAGTGCCACGGACGACACGAACGCTGGTGCTTCGTGGCTCAGCTCGGTTTTAACAggaatttcttttttcttttgatgtCCTGTTACTTCCATTACAACAGTTGATACAGGAAGTTTATTGACAAAATCTTGCACACGCTGGAGCGGGTCTTCCTTTTCGTCAGGTAGTTCGCTAAAGGCTTGGCTGCCGTCGTATTCCAGGACACGAGCCTCGGCTTCTGCGGCGGCAGCTTCTTTTTGTACTTCTAGAATGTTCATAGCAGCTTTAATTTTGGCTTTTTCCCGTGTTGCACGTGCAGCCTCCTGTTCCATTAAAGTTTTCCTGCGTATGGCCTCACGTTTCATTTCAGCTTTCTTGTGTGCAGCCTCGGCTTGTCTGCTTGTGACTTCTTGATCTGCTCTGATAGCTTCTTGTTCCGCCTCGGCATTAATTTCACTTTGCTTGAAAAGAGTCTGTTGTGCTATCATTACCTCCTGTTTTATGAGCAAGGCCTGTTTTTCAGCACAGGCTATCTGAGTTCTGGCAGCCTCTGCTTTGGTACGCTTCTTCCGTGCAAGACTTGACATGTCAGAGACATTAGAATTACCGCTGTGCGAGCTTTTCTTACCCTTTGAGGTCTTTGTTTTTGTAGATTTAGCCTTTGTAAGGGCAAGGCGATGCTCATGTAAGGTTTCCATGACTAACTCCACTCGGGACAGACGAAAATCCAATGAATGATTACACGCGTCTATGTCTTTTTGACTCTCGAATGTCCTGGGCCTTTTCAGAAAGTCCAGATATTCGTCTGTGAGTCTACGATAATTCGTACAGGCTTTTATGAGTTTATCCTGTACTGTTAGAAGTTGTTGGAGTTCTTTTGGAGGCTTGGTGGTCTCCAATAACTGTGATTCTGTATCTGACCAAAGGGTCTATATTTCCTGACAGAACTTGTCACGTTTCTCTGTGAAAACTCCTTTACCTTTATATGTGAGGTCACGCACTCGCCTAGTTTCGACATTTTCATCTGATTTTATAATAGTTCTAGATCTGGAACATTTTCCTCTGGGGGCTGTGTTTCTTCTTGCTGTTCTGCGTGACTGGGATCCATGATGAAAATCAATAAACTGTAGGCAGTGTTTGTTCAacgttgttggattgctgcctaGGACACACAAGCTGGGTTACGTAGTGTCAAGGTAACAGCTACGAACGATGCTCCGTTGTATTTCCTGTTCAAGAGATGTGTAGACAAGTTGTAGTCAATTTACTATGCTGAGCCGCACTCAACTAGTATAACCAGGTGACTGTATTGCAATATCGGCAAATATATAAAGAACACAActtgttttgtaaattgtaattATAATATTCCACCAGAAAGGTTTACCAAGTAGTCAGTAGATTGGTAaactgaaagaaataaaaatacaatattttacaatgtGTACGAATACAAATGAAAGTTAAATACAAGATTATTAATCGagtcaaaaacgaaagtagaATTTACAGTTCATTTCTCGGAAATAAAAAACTTACAGTTCgtatgtatttataaatcacTTATCCAAAAGTATCGGagttaaaaagaataaattatcACAGTTTATGAATGAATTAAACGTACTTGACAGTGGTATGTCTCGATTTCGTCAGAAAGTAGAAATGTCGTCCATTTTCCATGTGTTGTTGAAATATTGATGCGGATCGGACGGTGTCACATAAATTAAAGGTGGTCGATAAATACGGTGATTTAAGAAATCATTCCAGTTCAATTTGTTCCGGATAATATGGaaaacatgtaataaatattgaatgttgaaCAGAATAGTTATGCTTATATTGATGATCTAATTGAATGAAATGATAGCTGGGAACAGCATATAACacatttgtatgatactttttatatattgtcaaaatcaaatttgactgttaattttggtaaaattgaattttgtcaggcCACTGTTGATTATTAAGGGCAAACAGTTGGTCAAGGTAAAGTAAAACCTATTTTGGCCAAAGTGGaagctttttcaaaatatccacctcctacaaatagaaaacaacttatgagatatttagtcatgattggattttacaggaaactctgttcaaattttgcCACTGTTGTTCAACCATTGACTCATCTTTTACGAAAAGATTCTAAATTTATCTggagtgaaaattgtcaaaacgTTTTGGAAAATAGTAAATCACTTTTAACTAATAGTCCAGTTCTGATTACTCCAGACtttgaaaaaacaatttaaatttgcCGTTGATGCAAGCGATGTAGGCATTGGAGCTGTTTTATAACAAGAGACAGATGATAACGTCGAGAAACCTATATCATACTTTTCTAAGCAATTAGTTAAACATCAGAAAAATTCTTCAACTattgaaaaagagtgttttgcaATGTTGTCAGCACTTCAACATTTTGATGTAGATTTGAATCCAATTGTGCATCCTATTCTTGTTTATACTGATCATAATCCTCTCACCTTCATGCATAACATGAGAAACAAGAATCAGAGGTTGACTAGGTGGagtttattgttacaggaatatgatgtaattgtaaaacatattaagaGTAAAGATAATGTAATAGCAGATGCTTCGTCTAGAGCTTATTAAATCAATttgcatatattatatatttttgttcatattattcatgataagtttttgttaCACTAAAACTTCTTTCAAGGGAGGaggtgttatgatattgtaattattgtatttatttatgttgacctaatttgtgttgtatggcctgatagtcaggatagttgtttaccaaataatcctataactgtgcagtttagaatccactggaacaatcacagataATTATggaatgattggaactttctatTTGACGattctagaatgatccttataaaagatgcgtaatttaaacttctacatttttccagaaacttccgttaTCCTTCTCTAAAACTTtccatttataaaattttctagAGATGTCCgtgacaactatatatatatatacagacactaaaggTAAACTCTCATAATTAGGATTAGATTTAGACATCGATAAACATTAGTATTCACAACATTTGGATTAACAGTTTTATTCTACAAATAACATCATACCTGATTGTGATATTAGTAGTGAATGtaatattcagattggattccgaaagatttcctGATACAGATAAAGATTAAAGATTGgattcatattttgacagttgacaataatatttg
The nucleotide sequence above comes from Mytilus trossulus isolate FHL-02 chromosome 5, PNRI_Mtr1.1.1.hap1, whole genome shotgun sequence. Encoded proteins:
- the LOC134717538 gene encoding uncharacterized protein LOC134717538, whose protein sequence is MCTSTRFPETIPLKNIKTPTIVKVLIKFFHVSRASQVYTVDQGSSFMSGLFQQVVFQLGIAQFRSSAYHPESQGALERFHQTFKNMIRTFCLQFDRDWDDGVHFLLFAVREAVQESFGFSPFELAFGHARTNEFESKPVATLGMVKFENNHDKPDVIEPTFSCKPMEETA
- the LOC134717539 gene encoding uncharacterized protein LOC134717539; translated protein: MKDTQQALAKYGNLRLHKFASNCAEVMSAFHAKNKLITRRGILSTINSLYDPLGFLATVIIQGKLLSRKIVSETVEWDQPLYNDTAAEWKSWIYTLIAIETLRIPRTYVPYFSKTATKELHVFSDASEKSIAAFAYLRTTDSSGEPNIGFILGKAKVVPTSGHTIPRLELSAAVLAVEITQTIVDNLDLHIDNVKFYTDNKVVLGYISNETRRFFIYVANRVEKIRKFSSPNQWNYVPTSRNPTDSGTRSVPAHEIHSSKWLLGPRQLLFSEQKNSENMYQLIDPEEDGETRATVTVAKTFATPERQGIGTDRFNRFSNWTSLVRAIAFLERFSRLHGSKQAAPVTSSEGFSNAENFILISAQYEVYGDEIDCIKRQEQIHKRSPITNLNPFLDERGLLRVGGRIAKYDLNLRQKKTLIVPGRHHIAILLVRHYHDKIKHQGRHFTDGAIRSAGFWIVGAKRLIFSLIHKCVTCRKLRGKTECQIMSDVPEDRLEPSPPFTNV